A genome region from Manihot esculenta cultivar AM560-2 chromosome 5, M.esculenta_v8, whole genome shotgun sequence includes the following:
- the LOC110615707 gene encoding protein IQ-DOMAIN 29 isoform X3 — MGKSPGKWIKSLILGKKSSKSKLSRENDVSKSADKGEVLISSEAPVTDTTVEHSTISQLAPAIGARSGADSEHVAAANLQNEGLQNEIFTFSFAQRDENAEEGTKVGSEEDPERIRHETAITKAQAAVRGYLARRAFRTLKGIIRLQALIRGHLVRRQAIATLHCLHAIVKFQALVRGQKVRCSTVGIEVQKACNIGKVQGAICSDSSGIPASTPLEKLMKNVFVQKLLASLPGEIPLSVHYSSVEPNSSWEWLERWTRSHCQESQLQPKINSEYVGVKKVESEQRKQKRSVRKVPRANSENSSGRSTKVSERPKHNPRKLPSHPMDLVQEHPQNEFEKVNRNVRKASDSTKDARERLVDSGKPKRNMKSSTAATPEVSESANGMAEVVMKESDDDTSPKHIAVAGALQEHHDLDLQPMSNNSKVRDAQGTIKQSNPKDYHTGNENQKISDRRASFPPNIENQENGIHNTPKVPSYMAPTESARAKLRGQGSPRFSQDAIENIGTTRRHSLPTSTSGKFPSMSPRVQKLVHSAGKGVTRSDVSLSSSRDDTDKVIKAEWRR, encoded by the exons ATGGGAAAATCTCCTGGGAAATGGATCAAGTCCCTTATTCTTGGGAAGAAATCGTCCAAGTCTAAGCTATCCAGAGAAAATGATGTTTCG AAATCTGCCGATAAAGGAGAGGTTTTGATTTCTTCTGAAGCACCTGTGACTGATACAACTGTGGAACATTCAACTATTTCACAACTGGCTCCTGCTATTGGTGCTAGAAGTGGGGCGGATTCAGAGCATGTAGCAGCTGCTAATTTGCAAAATGAAGGGTTACAAAATGAAATCTTTACTTTTTCATTTGCACAAAGAGATGAGAATGCAGAAGAGGGCACAAAAGTTGGTTCAGAAGAAGATCCTGAGAGAATCAGGCATGAAACAGCTATTACAAAGGCACAAGCAGCTGTTCGAGGTTATCTG GCTCGCCGTGCATTTCGAACACTCAAGGGCATTATAAGGCTGCAAGCTCTTATCCGCGGTCACCTAGTTAGAAGACAAGCAATTGCTACCCTACATTGTCTGCATGCAATTGTTAAATTTCAGGCATTGGTTCGTGGTCAAAAGGTTAGATGTTCTACTGTTGGGATTGAAGTGCAGAAAGCATGCAACATAGGAAAAGTTCAG GGTGCTATATGTTCAGATTCTTCTGGAATACCTGCATCAACTCCACTGGAGAAGCTGATGAAGAATGTCTTTGTTCAGAAG CTTTTGGCTTCATTACCTGGAGAAATACCTCTTAGCGTCCACTATAGTTCTGTGGAGCCTAACTCATCCTGGGAGTGGCTGGAGCGCTGGACAAGGTCACACTGCCAGGAATCCCAGTTACAGCCAAAGATTAATTCTGAGTATGTTGGGGTTAAAAAAGTAGAAAGTGAACAACGCAAGCAAAAACGAAGTGTTCGTAAAGTACCCCGAGCTAATTCTGAAAACAGCTCAGGTCGTTCAACTAAAGTGTCTGAAAGACCAAAACACAATCCGAGAAAACTTCCAAGTCACCCAATGGACTTGGTTCAGGAACATCCACAAAATGAATTTGAGAAGGTAAATCGCAATGTAAGAAAAGCTTCTGATTCCACAAAAGATGCTCGTGAAAGACTTGTTGATAGTGGGAAACCAAAGCGCAATATGAAGTCATCCACTGCTGCTACCCCTGAAGTTTCAGAGAGTGCCAATGGTATGGCAGAGGTTGTGATGAAAGAGTCTGATGACGATACCAGTCCAAAACATATTGCTGTTGCTGGTGCATTACAAGAGCATCATGATTTGGACTTGCAACCAATGAGTAACAATAGTAAAGTTCGTGATGCTCAAGGGACAATTAAGCAATCAAACCCTAAGGACTATCATACTGGAAATGAGAACCAGAAAATCAGTGATAGAAGAGCTTCTTTTCCTCCAAATATTGAGAATCAGGAGAATGGCATTCATAATACACCCAAAGTGCCTAGCTATATGGCACCAACTGAATCTGCAAGAGCTAAGCTGAGAGGACAAGGATCACCTAGATTTTCTCAAGATGCAATCGAGAATATTGGTACAACCAGAAGGCATTCTCTGCCGACTTCCACTAGTGGCAAGTTTCCTTCAATGTCGCCGCGAGTACAGAAACTGGTTCATTCAGCTGGCAAAGGAGTGACCAGAAGTGATGTCTCGTTGTCTTCTTCCAGAGATGATACTG ATAAGGTAATTAAAGCTGAGTGGAGGAGGTGA
- the LOC110615707 gene encoding protein IQ-DOMAIN 31 isoform X1, with protein sequence MGKSPGKWIKSLILGKKSSKSKLSRENDVSKSADKGEVLISSEAPVTDTTVEHSTISQLAPAIGARSGADSEHVAAANLQNEGLQNEIFTFSFAQRDENAEEGTKVGSEEDPERIRHETAITKAQAAVRGYLARRAFRTLKGIIRLQALIRGHLVRRQAIATLHCLHAIVKFQALVRGQKVRCSTVGIEVQKACNIGKVQGAICSDSSGIPASTPLEKLMKNVFVQKLLASLPGEIPLSVHYSSVEPNSSWEWLERWTRSHCQESQLQPKINSEYVGVKKVESEQRKQKRSVRKVPRANSENSSGRSTKVSERPKHNPRKLPSHPMDLVQEHPQNEFEKVNRNVRKASDSTKDARERLVDSGKPKRNMKSSTAATPEVSESANGMAEVVMKESDDDTSPKHIAVAGALQEHHDLDLQPMSNNSKVRDAQGTIKQSNPKDYHTGNENQKISDRRASFPPNIENQENGIHNTPKVPSYMAPTESARAKLRGQGSPRFSQDAIENIGTTRRHSLPTSTSGKFPSMSPRVQKLVHSAGKGVTRSDVSLSSSRDDTGNNLCVYTRVRTYMSTCAQQIYFA encoded by the exons ATGGGAAAATCTCCTGGGAAATGGATCAAGTCCCTTATTCTTGGGAAGAAATCGTCCAAGTCTAAGCTATCCAGAGAAAATGATGTTTCG AAATCTGCCGATAAAGGAGAGGTTTTGATTTCTTCTGAAGCACCTGTGACTGATACAACTGTGGAACATTCAACTATTTCACAACTGGCTCCTGCTATTGGTGCTAGAAGTGGGGCGGATTCAGAGCATGTAGCAGCTGCTAATTTGCAAAATGAAGGGTTACAAAATGAAATCTTTACTTTTTCATTTGCACAAAGAGATGAGAATGCAGAAGAGGGCACAAAAGTTGGTTCAGAAGAAGATCCTGAGAGAATCAGGCATGAAACAGCTATTACAAAGGCACAAGCAGCTGTTCGAGGTTATCTG GCTCGCCGTGCATTTCGAACACTCAAGGGCATTATAAGGCTGCAAGCTCTTATCCGCGGTCACCTAGTTAGAAGACAAGCAATTGCTACCCTACATTGTCTGCATGCAATTGTTAAATTTCAGGCATTGGTTCGTGGTCAAAAGGTTAGATGTTCTACTGTTGGGATTGAAGTGCAGAAAGCATGCAACATAGGAAAAGTTCAG GGTGCTATATGTTCAGATTCTTCTGGAATACCTGCATCAACTCCACTGGAGAAGCTGATGAAGAATGTCTTTGTTCAGAAG CTTTTGGCTTCATTACCTGGAGAAATACCTCTTAGCGTCCACTATAGTTCTGTGGAGCCTAACTCATCCTGGGAGTGGCTGGAGCGCTGGACAAGGTCACACTGCCAGGAATCCCAGTTACAGCCAAAGATTAATTCTGAGTATGTTGGGGTTAAAAAAGTAGAAAGTGAACAACGCAAGCAAAAACGAAGTGTTCGTAAAGTACCCCGAGCTAATTCTGAAAACAGCTCAGGTCGTTCAACTAAAGTGTCTGAAAGACCAAAACACAATCCGAGAAAACTTCCAAGTCACCCAATGGACTTGGTTCAGGAACATCCACAAAATGAATTTGAGAAGGTAAATCGCAATGTAAGAAAAGCTTCTGATTCCACAAAAGATGCTCGTGAAAGACTTGTTGATAGTGGGAAACCAAAGCGCAATATGAAGTCATCCACTGCTGCTACCCCTGAAGTTTCAGAGAGTGCCAATGGTATGGCAGAGGTTGTGATGAAAGAGTCTGATGACGATACCAGTCCAAAACATATTGCTGTTGCTGGTGCATTACAAGAGCATCATGATTTGGACTTGCAACCAATGAGTAACAATAGTAAAGTTCGTGATGCTCAAGGGACAATTAAGCAATCAAACCCTAAGGACTATCATACTGGAAATGAGAACCAGAAAATCAGTGATAGAAGAGCTTCTTTTCCTCCAAATATTGAGAATCAGGAGAATGGCATTCATAATACACCCAAAGTGCCTAGCTATATGGCACCAACTGAATCTGCAAGAGCTAAGCTGAGAGGACAAGGATCACCTAGATTTTCTCAAGATGCAATCGAGAATATTGGTACAACCAGAAGGCATTCTCTGCCGACTTCCACTAGTGGCAAGTTTCCTTCAATGTCGCCGCGAGTACAGAAACTGGTTCATTCAGCTGGCAAAGGAGTGACCAGAAGTGATGTCTCGTTGTCTTCTTCCAGAGATGATACTGGTAACAACCTATGTGTATACACACGTGTGCGCACATATATGTCTACTTGTGCACAACAGATTTACTTTGCATAG
- the LOC110615707 gene encoding protein IQ-DOMAIN 29 isoform X2 yields the protein MGKSPGKWIKSLILGKKSSKSKLSRENDVSKSADKGEVLISSEAPVTDTTVEHSTISQLAPAIGARSGADSEHVAAANLQNEGLQNEIFTFSFAQRDENAEEGTKVGSEEDPERIRHETAITKAQAAVRGYLARRAFRTLKGIIRLQALIRGHLVRRQAIATLHCLHAIVKFQALVRGQKVRCSTVGIEVQKACNIGKVQGAICSDSSGIPASTPLEKLMKNVFVQKLLASLPGEIPLSVHYSSVEPNSSWEWLERWTRSHCQESQLQPKINSEYVGVKKVESEQRKQKRSVRKVPRANSENSSGRSTKVSERPKHNPRKLPSHPMDLVQEHPQNEFEKVNRNVRKASDSTKDARERLVDSGKPKRNMKSSTAATPEVSESANGMAEVVMKESDDDTSPKHIAVAGALQEHHDLDLQPMSNNSKVRDAQGTIKQSNPKDYHTGNENQKISDRRASFPPNIENQENGIHNTPKVPSYMAPTESARAKLRGQGSPRFSQDAIENIGTTRRHSLPTSTSGKFPSMSPRVQKLVHSAGKGVTRSDVSLSSSRDDTVSDKVIKAEWRR from the exons ATGGGAAAATCTCCTGGGAAATGGATCAAGTCCCTTATTCTTGGGAAGAAATCGTCCAAGTCTAAGCTATCCAGAGAAAATGATGTTTCG AAATCTGCCGATAAAGGAGAGGTTTTGATTTCTTCTGAAGCACCTGTGACTGATACAACTGTGGAACATTCAACTATTTCACAACTGGCTCCTGCTATTGGTGCTAGAAGTGGGGCGGATTCAGAGCATGTAGCAGCTGCTAATTTGCAAAATGAAGGGTTACAAAATGAAATCTTTACTTTTTCATTTGCACAAAGAGATGAGAATGCAGAAGAGGGCACAAAAGTTGGTTCAGAAGAAGATCCTGAGAGAATCAGGCATGAAACAGCTATTACAAAGGCACAAGCAGCTGTTCGAGGTTATCTG GCTCGCCGTGCATTTCGAACACTCAAGGGCATTATAAGGCTGCAAGCTCTTATCCGCGGTCACCTAGTTAGAAGACAAGCAATTGCTACCCTACATTGTCTGCATGCAATTGTTAAATTTCAGGCATTGGTTCGTGGTCAAAAGGTTAGATGTTCTACTGTTGGGATTGAAGTGCAGAAAGCATGCAACATAGGAAAAGTTCAG GGTGCTATATGTTCAGATTCTTCTGGAATACCTGCATCAACTCCACTGGAGAAGCTGATGAAGAATGTCTTTGTTCAGAAG CTTTTGGCTTCATTACCTGGAGAAATACCTCTTAGCGTCCACTATAGTTCTGTGGAGCCTAACTCATCCTGGGAGTGGCTGGAGCGCTGGACAAGGTCACACTGCCAGGAATCCCAGTTACAGCCAAAGATTAATTCTGAGTATGTTGGGGTTAAAAAAGTAGAAAGTGAACAACGCAAGCAAAAACGAAGTGTTCGTAAAGTACCCCGAGCTAATTCTGAAAACAGCTCAGGTCGTTCAACTAAAGTGTCTGAAAGACCAAAACACAATCCGAGAAAACTTCCAAGTCACCCAATGGACTTGGTTCAGGAACATCCACAAAATGAATTTGAGAAGGTAAATCGCAATGTAAGAAAAGCTTCTGATTCCACAAAAGATGCTCGTGAAAGACTTGTTGATAGTGGGAAACCAAAGCGCAATATGAAGTCATCCACTGCTGCTACCCCTGAAGTTTCAGAGAGTGCCAATGGTATGGCAGAGGTTGTGATGAAAGAGTCTGATGACGATACCAGTCCAAAACATATTGCTGTTGCTGGTGCATTACAAGAGCATCATGATTTGGACTTGCAACCAATGAGTAACAATAGTAAAGTTCGTGATGCTCAAGGGACAATTAAGCAATCAAACCCTAAGGACTATCATACTGGAAATGAGAACCAGAAAATCAGTGATAGAAGAGCTTCTTTTCCTCCAAATATTGAGAATCAGGAGAATGGCATTCATAATACACCCAAAGTGCCTAGCTATATGGCACCAACTGAATCTGCAAGAGCTAAGCTGAGAGGACAAGGATCACCTAGATTTTCTCAAGATGCAATCGAGAATATTGGTACAACCAGAAGGCATTCTCTGCCGACTTCCACTAGTGGCAAGTTTCCTTCAATGTCGCCGCGAGTACAGAAACTGGTTCATTCAGCTGGCAAAGGAGTGACCAGAAGTGATGTCTCGTTGTCTTCTTCCAGAGATGATACTG TTTCAGATAAGGTAATTAAAGCTGAGTGGAGGAGGTGA
- the LOC110615707 gene encoding protein IQ-DOMAIN 29 isoform X4, translated as MGKSPGKWIKSLILGKKSSKSKLSRENDVSKSADKGEVLISSEAPVTDTTVEHSTISQLAPAIGARSGADSEHVAAANLQNEGLQNEIFTFSFAQRDENAEEGTKVGSEEDPERIRHETAITKAQAAVRGYLARRAFRTLKGIIRLQALIRGHLVRRQAIATLHCLHAIVKFQALVRGQKGAICSDSSGIPASTPLEKLMKNVFVQKLLASLPGEIPLSVHYSSVEPNSSWEWLERWTRSHCQESQLQPKINSEYVGVKKVESEQRKQKRSVRKVPRANSENSSGRSTKVSERPKHNPRKLPSHPMDLVQEHPQNEFEKVNRNVRKASDSTKDARERLVDSGKPKRNMKSSTAATPEVSESANGMAEVVMKESDDDTSPKHIAVAGALQEHHDLDLQPMSNNSKVRDAQGTIKQSNPKDYHTGNENQKISDRRASFPPNIENQENGIHNTPKVPSYMAPTESARAKLRGQGSPRFSQDAIENIGTTRRHSLPTSTSGKFPSMSPRVQKLVHSAGKGVTRSDVSLSSSRDDTGNNLCVYTRVRTYMSTCAQQIYFA; from the exons ATGGGAAAATCTCCTGGGAAATGGATCAAGTCCCTTATTCTTGGGAAGAAATCGTCCAAGTCTAAGCTATCCAGAGAAAATGATGTTTCG AAATCTGCCGATAAAGGAGAGGTTTTGATTTCTTCTGAAGCACCTGTGACTGATACAACTGTGGAACATTCAACTATTTCACAACTGGCTCCTGCTATTGGTGCTAGAAGTGGGGCGGATTCAGAGCATGTAGCAGCTGCTAATTTGCAAAATGAAGGGTTACAAAATGAAATCTTTACTTTTTCATTTGCACAAAGAGATGAGAATGCAGAAGAGGGCACAAAAGTTGGTTCAGAAGAAGATCCTGAGAGAATCAGGCATGAAACAGCTATTACAAAGGCACAAGCAGCTGTTCGAGGTTATCTG GCTCGCCGTGCATTTCGAACACTCAAGGGCATTATAAGGCTGCAAGCTCTTATCCGCGGTCACCTAGTTAGAAGACAAGCAATTGCTACCCTACATTGTCTGCATGCAATTGTTAAATTTCAGGCATTGGTTCGTGGTCAAAAG GGTGCTATATGTTCAGATTCTTCTGGAATACCTGCATCAACTCCACTGGAGAAGCTGATGAAGAATGTCTTTGTTCAGAAG CTTTTGGCTTCATTACCTGGAGAAATACCTCTTAGCGTCCACTATAGTTCTGTGGAGCCTAACTCATCCTGGGAGTGGCTGGAGCGCTGGACAAGGTCACACTGCCAGGAATCCCAGTTACAGCCAAAGATTAATTCTGAGTATGTTGGGGTTAAAAAAGTAGAAAGTGAACAACGCAAGCAAAAACGAAGTGTTCGTAAAGTACCCCGAGCTAATTCTGAAAACAGCTCAGGTCGTTCAACTAAAGTGTCTGAAAGACCAAAACACAATCCGAGAAAACTTCCAAGTCACCCAATGGACTTGGTTCAGGAACATCCACAAAATGAATTTGAGAAGGTAAATCGCAATGTAAGAAAAGCTTCTGATTCCACAAAAGATGCTCGTGAAAGACTTGTTGATAGTGGGAAACCAAAGCGCAATATGAAGTCATCCACTGCTGCTACCCCTGAAGTTTCAGAGAGTGCCAATGGTATGGCAGAGGTTGTGATGAAAGAGTCTGATGACGATACCAGTCCAAAACATATTGCTGTTGCTGGTGCATTACAAGAGCATCATGATTTGGACTTGCAACCAATGAGTAACAATAGTAAAGTTCGTGATGCTCAAGGGACAATTAAGCAATCAAACCCTAAGGACTATCATACTGGAAATGAGAACCAGAAAATCAGTGATAGAAGAGCTTCTTTTCCTCCAAATATTGAGAATCAGGAGAATGGCATTCATAATACACCCAAAGTGCCTAGCTATATGGCACCAACTGAATCTGCAAGAGCTAAGCTGAGAGGACAAGGATCACCTAGATTTTCTCAAGATGCAATCGAGAATATTGGTACAACCAGAAGGCATTCTCTGCCGACTTCCACTAGTGGCAAGTTTCCTTCAATGTCGCCGCGAGTACAGAAACTGGTTCATTCAGCTGGCAAAGGAGTGACCAGAAGTGATGTCTCGTTGTCTTCTTCCAGAGATGATACTGGTAACAACCTATGTGTATACACACGTGTGCGCACATATATGTCTACTTGTGCACAACAGATTTACTTTGCATAG